Within the Flavobacterium sp. 9R genome, the region CAAAAAATAGCCTTGATTGGGGCTTTGGCTAATGATAAAAACAGTCCGTTGGGAAGCTGGAGAATTGCTTCGGATGACAATACAGCGGTTTCGGTTTTGGAAGGAATGCAAAAGTATAAAGGCAACGTACTAACGTTTGAAAAAGGTGCCGATTTGACGGTGGGTAAAACCACGTTTATTGACGAACTGGTGTTCAATACTAACGATAAAAGTGGATTTGTTGCTGCTAAAAAAGTTGCAGCAAGCGCAGATGTTGTAGTGATGGTTTTGGGTGAGCACGGTTTTCAATCAGGAGAAGGACGTAGTAGAACGAATCTAGATTTACCGGGCGTTCAACAAGAATTATTAGAAGAAGTGTATAAAGTGAATCCAAATATTGTTTTGGTTTTAAACAACGGTCGACCTTTGGCTTTGCCTTGGGCAGCGGAACATATTCCTGCGATTGTTGAGGCTTGGCATTTGGGTACACAGACCGGTAATGCGGTGGCTCAGGTGTTGTATGGTGATTACAATCCGAGTGGTAAATTGCCAATGTCTTTCCCAAGAAATGTAGGTCAAGTGCCGATTTATTATAACAATTACAACACTGGAAGACCTGTAAATAGCGACAAAAATGTGTTCTGGTCGCATTATACTGATGTAGAGAAAACGCCTTTGTTTCCTTTTGGTTTTGGGTTGAGTTATACCACTTTTGACTATAAAAATTTAAAAATCAGCAAAGCTTCTTTCGCAAAAGGAGAGCCGGTTGTGGTTTCGGTGGATATTACCAATTCCGGTAATTATGATGGTAAAGAGGTGGTGCAATTGTATATCCAAGACGTTGCGGCAAGTTTGGCCAGACCTGTAAAAGAACTAAAAGGCTTCGAGTTGATTGCTTTGAAAAAAGGAGAAACCAAAACCGTAACCTTTACTTTGACTGAGAAGGAGTTAGGATTCTATGACAATGCAGGGAAGTACTTGGTAGAAGCGGGAACCTTTAAACTGATGGTTGGCGGAAGCTCGGATAAAGGTTTGGAAGGCCGATTTGAGTTGGAGTAATTCATAAACAAACACGAATTTCACGAATTTGCACCAATTATTTAGTGTAAATTCGTGAAATTCGTGTTTTATATTTAATTCAATTTAAATCAGGATTATGCAATACAACAGATGTGGAAAAAGTGGTTTGTTATTACCGCAAATTTCTTTGGGATTATGGCACAACTTCGGTTCGGTGGATTCTTTTGAAAATGCGGAAAGTATCGCCAAAACTGCTTTTGATCGAGGGATAACTCATTTTGATTTGGCCAACAATTACGGGCCGGTTCCAGGTTCGGCAGAGTCGAATTTTGGTCAGATACTAAAGAATAATTTTCAAGGAAATCTAAGAGATCAAATTGTAATTTCGACCAAAGCGGGCTACACTATGTGGGAAGGTCCTTATGGCGATTGGGGATCACGAAAATACCTGTTGTCAAGTTTGGATCAGAGCTTGAAGAGAATGAATGTAGACTATGTAGATATTTTTTATTCGCATCGTTTTGATACAGAAACGCCTTTAGAAGAAACGATGATGGCATTGGATTTTGCCGTTCGAAGTGGGAAAGCCTTGTATGCTGGTATTTCGAATTACAATCCAGAACAAACCAGAGAGGCAGCCGAAATTTTGAAGCGATTAGGTACTCCTTGTTTGATTCATCAAGCCAAATATTCAATGTTTGTAAGAACTCCCGAAGAAGGATTGCTAAATGTTCTCGAAGAAAAGGGTGTGGGT harbors:
- a CDS encoding aldo/keto reductase; translated protein: MQYNRCGKSGLLLPQISLGLWHNFGSVDSFENAESIAKTAFDRGITHFDLANNYGPVPGSAESNFGQILKNNFQGNLRDQIVISTKAGYTMWEGPYGDWGSRKYLLSSLDQSLKRMNVDYVDIFYSHRFDTETPLEETMMALDFAVRSGKALYAGISNYNPEQTREAAEILKRLGTPCLIHQAKYSMFVRTPEEGLLNVLEEKGVGCIAFSPLAQGLLTDKYLKGIPENSRAHNPNGHLQEAEVSEERIQKIIRLNEIAKERNQSLAQMALAWLLKDSRITSVLIGASSVGQLNNNLDSLNALSFTADELEAIERVLS